The Pirellulales bacterium genome has a segment encoding these proteins:
- the acpS gene encoding holo-ACP synthase, with protein sequence MSIFGIGTDIVECLRIAQMIERHGELFITRVYTPHEIEYCQSRKQATQHFAGRWAAKEAVLKALGTGWRRGISWRDVEIRNLRSGSPTVALYGGAKDFMEQVGVTQVMISISHCRSHATAYALALTEEKETDGSK encoded by the coding sequence ATGTCCATCTTCGGCATTGGAACCGACATCGTCGAATGTTTGCGGATTGCCCAAATGATCGAGCGGCACGGCGAGCTGTTCATCACCCGCGTTTACACACCGCACGAAATCGAATACTGCCAAAGCCGCAAGCAGGCCACGCAGCATTTTGCCGGACGTTGGGCCGCCAAGGAAGCGGTGCTCAAAGCGCTGGGCACCGGTTGGCGGCGCGGCATTAGTTGGCGCGACGTGGAAATTCGTAATCTTCGTAGCGGCTCACCCACGGTGGCCTTGTACGGGGGCGCCAAAGATTTCATGGAGCAGGTGGGCGTGACCCAAGTAATGATCAGCATTTCTCACTGCCGCAGCCATGCCACGGCCTACGCCCTTGCGCTGACCGAGGAAAAAGAGA